In Musa acuminata AAA Group cultivar baxijiao chromosome BXJ3-11, Cavendish_Baxijiao_AAA, whole genome shotgun sequence, one DNA window encodes the following:
- the LOC135582068 gene encoding uncharacterized protein LOC135582068, whose translation MKLRVVCRKLYDYVRYDLKEIAFPSSLPDPPHIKKRRKLTWRERWYVLKEASRLYAASWVRDIGPDLRPNDYKKVTNDDGGLRQDNTTSARREQSTLEDLAVAARGGMETLRPALQRVYMMRASAYKDALKSFIQGYQEGIKQVMEGKEGEKSRAQENDVKKSS comes from the coding sequence ATGAAGCTGAGGGTGGTATGTAGGAAACTTTATGATTATGTTCGTTATGATCTAAAGGAAATTGCTTTTCCTTCCTCTCTGCCTGACCCCCCACATATCAAGAAACGAAGGAAACTTACATGGAGAGAGCGATGGTATGTCTTGAAAGAAGCATCTAGACTTTACGCTGCTAGCTGGGTGCGGGATATTGGTCCCGATCTTAGACCAAATGACTATAAAAAGGTCACAAATGATGATGGTGGACTTCGTCAAGATAACACTACATCTGCAAGAAGAGAACAATCAACATTGGAAGATCTTGCAGTGGCAGCTCGAGGTGGAATGGAGACATTAAGGCCTGCTCTGCAGCGTGTGTATATGATGCGTGCCTCAGCATACAAAGATGCACTTAAAAGCTTTATACAAGGGTACCAGGAAGGGATAAAGCAAGTCATGGAAGGAAAGGAAGGTGAAAAGTCTCGGGCGCAAGAGAACGATGTAAAGAAGTCTAGTTGA